One window of Syngnathus acus chromosome 16, fSynAcu1.2, whole genome shotgun sequence genomic DNA carries:
- the slc45a4b gene encoding solute carrier family 45 member 4 isoform X2 yields the protein MGELSPSELDKKRRPTDDGNESEPEDAEEASGRGMQQIPLHRWVMHGAVMFGREFCYAMETALVTPVLLQIGLPEQYYSLTWFLSPVLGLILTPVMGSASDRCTLRWGRRRPFILALCVGVLLGMALFLNGSLIGLSIGDSPSSQPMGIVLTILGVVVLDFCADACDGPIRAYLLDVADTEEQDMALNIHAFSAGLGGALGYMLGGLDWTGTSLGQAFKSQQQVLFLFAAIIFIVSVILHMFSIPEKRFVPTQYLNNAARRDSTSQSSFRLVSHTPLLLEAIVEEDPSCRENQKSEHEAKEMDFLVMERMRSKSDSVLAMPDTQIKLDPDLDLQLFLPEVQQALPEIQVRLEDCFKPSNQNIGSLSPGEPPKFTDGVVESGDSALSEVNGLLNGPHEVSPASEGPHMKPKTKQANGVSAVNAGSSPTENCNANKTHTSNKAGTRLLSATASPRPHKHTFYRQPSFTFSYYGRVRCQRQRLRRATTSSPAPIATSRSLNDLSDLQLHAYRREFQLSESSLSSKGSSSDDGPSRGTTVRLLWLSMLKMPKPLWRLCVCHLVTWFSYIAQAIFYTDFMGQVIFNGDPKAPANTTEFQNYNSGVQMGCWGLVVNAATAALCSAVLQKYLDNFDLSIKVIYIMGTLCFAAGTAVMALFPNVYVAMVMISSMGIISMSMSYCPYALLGQYHEIKEFIHHSPANTRRGFGIDCAILSCQVYISQILVASALGAVVEAVGSVRVVPMVASGSSFLAFLAASFLVIYPDEEPEGSDEDSRDRELARLSVELDHNGEDGDEKPTDREGLRNTTIA from the exons ATGGGAGAACTGTCACCCTCCGAGCTCGACAAGAAGAGGAGGCCGACGGACGACGGCAACGAAAGTGAGCCGGAGGATGCAGAGGAAGCATCGGGGCGAGGCATGCAGCAGATCCCCCTCCACCGCTGGGTCATGCACGGAGCCGTGATGTTTGGTCGAGAATTCTGCTACGCTATGGAAACTGCCTTGGTCACACCTGTTTTGCTTCAGATAg GTTTGCCTGAGCAATATTACAGTCTCACTTGGTTCCTCAGTCCTGTCCTCGGTCTCATCCTCACACCTGTGATGGGCTCGGCCAGTGACCGCTGTACGCTGCGATGGGGCCGGAGGAGGCCATTCATACTGGCGTTGTGTGTCGGCGTGCTGCTCGGCATGGCCTTGTTCCTAAACGGATCGTTAATCG GCCTTTCCATCGGCGATAGCCCAAGTAGCCAGCCCATGGGCATCGTCCTCACCATTTTGGGAGTGGTGGTGCTGGACTTTTGCGCCGATGCGTGCGACGGACCCATCAGAGCTTACCTACTCGATGTTGCCGACACGGAGGAGCAAGATATGGCGCTAAATATCCACGCCTTCTCAGCAG GTCTTGGCGGTGCTTTGGGCTACATGCTAGGTGGTCTCGACTGGACCGGCACATCTCTGGGCCAAGCCTTCAAGTCCCAGCAACAAGTGCTTTTCCTTTTCGCTGCCATCATCTTCATCGTCTCCGTCATCCTGCACATGTTCAGCATCCCGGAGAAGCGGTTTGTGCCAACTCAGTATCTTAACAACGCGGCGAGAAGAGATTCCACCAGTCAGTCGTCTTTCCGACTTGTTAGTCATACGCCGCTGCTTCTTGAAGCTATCGTAGAAGAGGACCCGTCTTGCCGAGAGAACCAGAAATCGGAACACGAGGCCAAGGAAATGGACTTTCTGGTCATGGAGCGAATGCGGAGTAAAAGCGACTCAGTCTTAGCCATGCCAGACACCCAAATCAAGCTGGATCCTGACCTTGACCTCCAACTTTTCCTACCAGAGGTACAGCAGGCTTTACCTGAAATCCAGGTAAGGCTGGAAGACTGCTTCAAGCCTTCAAACCAGAATATTGGGTCATTGAGTCCCGGGGAACCGCCCAAATTTACAGATGGAGTTGTGGAATCTGGAGATTCTGCCTTATCTGAAGTTAATGGCCTGTTGAATGGTCCTCATGAAGTTAGTCCTGCCTCTGAAGGCCCACATATGAAACCAAAG ACCAAGCAAGCTAACGGGGTTTCCGCCGTCAACGCTGGCTCGTCCCCCACCGAGAACTGCAACGCCAACAAAACCCACACCTCCAACAAAGCCGGTACTCGACTCCTCAGCGCCACCGCTTCTCCACGGCCGCACAAACATACCTTCTACCGACAA CCTTCCTTCACATTTTCCTATTACGGGCGAGTGAGATGCCAGCGTCAGCGACTCCGACGGGCAACCACTTCAAGCCCCGCGCCCATCGCCACGTCCCGCAGCCTGAATGATCTGAGTGACCTGCAGCTGCACGCCTACAGGCGGGAGTTTCAGTTATCCGAAAGCAGTTTGTCTTCAAAAGGCTCCAGCAGCGATGACGGACCCAGCAGGGGCACCACCGTACGACTGCTCTGGTTGTCCATGCTGAAG ATGCCAAAGCCGCTGTGGAGGTTGTGTGTCTGTCACCTGGTCACATGGTTTTCCTACATAGCGCAAGCCATCTTCTACACAGATTTCATGGGACAAGTCATCTTCAATGGTGACCCCaag GCACCGGCCAATACCACAGAGTTTCAGAATTATAACAGCGGGGTCCAGATGGGGTGTTGGGGGCTGGTGGTCAATGCGGCAACTGCAGCTCTCTGCTCAG CCGTCCTTCAGAAGTACCTGGATAACTTTGACCTGAGCATCAAGGTCATCTACATTATGGgcactttgtgttttgcagCAG GAACCGCGGTGATGGCTCTCTTTCCTAATGTGTACGTCGCCATGGTGATGATCAGCAGCATGGGCATCATCTCCATGAGCATGTCCTACTGTCCTTATGCCTTACTTGGACAATATCATGAAATTAAAGAG TTCATCCACCACAGTCCGGCCAACACAAGAAGAGGTTTTGGCATTGATTGCGCAATCTTATCATGCCAA GTTTACATCAGCCAGATTCTGGTGGCCTCGGCGCTGGGAGCAGTCGTCGAAGCCGTCGGCAGCGTGCGAGTCGTTCCCATGGTGGCTTCCGGCAGCTCCTTCCTCGCCTTCCTGGCCGCCAGTTTCCTGGTTATTTACCCCGACGAGGAACCCGAGGGCTCGGACGAGGATTCCAGAGACCGGGAATTGGCCCGTTTGTCGGTTGAGCTTGACCACAATGGAGAAGATGGTGATGAGAAGCCGACCGACAGAGAAGGCCTACGGAATACTACGATCGCCTGA
- the slc45a4b gene encoding solute carrier family 45 member 4 isoform X1: MGELSPSELDKKRRPTDDGNESEPEDAEEASGRGMQQIPLHRWVMHGAVMFGREFCYAMETALVTPVLLQIGLPEQYYSLTWFLSPVLGLILTPVMGSASDRCTLRWGRRRPFILALCVGVLLGMALFLNGSLIGLSIGDSPSSQPMGIVLTILGVVVLDFCADACDGPIRAYLLDVADTEEQDMALNIHAFSAGLGGALGYMLGGLDWTGTSLGQAFKSQQQVLFLFAAIIFIVSVILHMFSIPEKRFVPTQYLNNAARRDSTSQSSFRLVSHTPLLLEAIVEEDPSCRENQKSEHEAKEMDFLVMERMRSKSDSVLAMPDTQIKLDPDLDLQLFLPEVQQALPEIQVRLEDCFKPSNQNIGSLSPGEPPKFTDGVVESGDSALSEVNGLLNGPHEVSPASEGPHMKPKTKQANGVSAVNAGSSPTENCNANKTHTSNKAGTRLLSATASPRPHKHTFYRQLSLFLQPSFTFSYYGRVRCQRQRLRRATTSSPAPIATSRSLNDLSDLQLHAYRREFQLSESSLSSKGSSSDDGPSRGTTVRLLWLSMLKMPKPLWRLCVCHLVTWFSYIAQAIFYTDFMGQVIFNGDPKAPANTTEFQNYNSGVQMGCWGLVVNAATAALCSAVLQKYLDNFDLSIKVIYIMGTLCFAAGTAVMALFPNVYVAMVMISSMGIISMSMSYCPYALLGQYHEIKEFIHHSPANTRRGFGIDCAILSCQVYISQILVASALGAVVEAVGSVRVVPMVASGSSFLAFLAASFLVIYPDEEPEGSDEDSRDRELARLSVELDHNGEDGDEKPTDREGLRNTTIA, from the exons ATGGGAGAACTGTCACCCTCCGAGCTCGACAAGAAGAGGAGGCCGACGGACGACGGCAACGAAAGTGAGCCGGAGGATGCAGAGGAAGCATCGGGGCGAGGCATGCAGCAGATCCCCCTCCACCGCTGGGTCATGCACGGAGCCGTGATGTTTGGTCGAGAATTCTGCTACGCTATGGAAACTGCCTTGGTCACACCTGTTTTGCTTCAGATAg GTTTGCCTGAGCAATATTACAGTCTCACTTGGTTCCTCAGTCCTGTCCTCGGTCTCATCCTCACACCTGTGATGGGCTCGGCCAGTGACCGCTGTACGCTGCGATGGGGCCGGAGGAGGCCATTCATACTGGCGTTGTGTGTCGGCGTGCTGCTCGGCATGGCCTTGTTCCTAAACGGATCGTTAATCG GCCTTTCCATCGGCGATAGCCCAAGTAGCCAGCCCATGGGCATCGTCCTCACCATTTTGGGAGTGGTGGTGCTGGACTTTTGCGCCGATGCGTGCGACGGACCCATCAGAGCTTACCTACTCGATGTTGCCGACACGGAGGAGCAAGATATGGCGCTAAATATCCACGCCTTCTCAGCAG GTCTTGGCGGTGCTTTGGGCTACATGCTAGGTGGTCTCGACTGGACCGGCACATCTCTGGGCCAAGCCTTCAAGTCCCAGCAACAAGTGCTTTTCCTTTTCGCTGCCATCATCTTCATCGTCTCCGTCATCCTGCACATGTTCAGCATCCCGGAGAAGCGGTTTGTGCCAACTCAGTATCTTAACAACGCGGCGAGAAGAGATTCCACCAGTCAGTCGTCTTTCCGACTTGTTAGTCATACGCCGCTGCTTCTTGAAGCTATCGTAGAAGAGGACCCGTCTTGCCGAGAGAACCAGAAATCGGAACACGAGGCCAAGGAAATGGACTTTCTGGTCATGGAGCGAATGCGGAGTAAAAGCGACTCAGTCTTAGCCATGCCAGACACCCAAATCAAGCTGGATCCTGACCTTGACCTCCAACTTTTCCTACCAGAGGTACAGCAGGCTTTACCTGAAATCCAGGTAAGGCTGGAAGACTGCTTCAAGCCTTCAAACCAGAATATTGGGTCATTGAGTCCCGGGGAACCGCCCAAATTTACAGATGGAGTTGTGGAATCTGGAGATTCTGCCTTATCTGAAGTTAATGGCCTGTTGAATGGTCCTCATGAAGTTAGTCCTGCCTCTGAAGGCCCACATATGAAACCAAAG ACCAAGCAAGCTAACGGGGTTTCCGCCGTCAACGCTGGCTCGTCCCCCACCGAGAACTGCAACGCCAACAAAACCCACACCTCCAACAAAGCCGGTACTCGACTCCTCAGCGCCACCGCTTCTCCACGGCCGCACAAACATACCTTCTACCGACAA TTGTCCCTGTTTCTTCAGCCTTCCTTCACATTTTCCTATTACGGGCGAGTGAGATGCCAGCGTCAGCGACTCCGACGGGCAACCACTTCAAGCCCCGCGCCCATCGCCACGTCCCGCAGCCTGAATGATCTGAGTGACCTGCAGCTGCACGCCTACAGGCGGGAGTTTCAGTTATCCGAAAGCAGTTTGTCTTCAAAAGGCTCCAGCAGCGATGACGGACCCAGCAGGGGCACCACCGTACGACTGCTCTGGTTGTCCATGCTGAAG ATGCCAAAGCCGCTGTGGAGGTTGTGTGTCTGTCACCTGGTCACATGGTTTTCCTACATAGCGCAAGCCATCTTCTACACAGATTTCATGGGACAAGTCATCTTCAATGGTGACCCCaag GCACCGGCCAATACCACAGAGTTTCAGAATTATAACAGCGGGGTCCAGATGGGGTGTTGGGGGCTGGTGGTCAATGCGGCAACTGCAGCTCTCTGCTCAG CCGTCCTTCAGAAGTACCTGGATAACTTTGACCTGAGCATCAAGGTCATCTACATTATGGgcactttgtgttttgcagCAG GAACCGCGGTGATGGCTCTCTTTCCTAATGTGTACGTCGCCATGGTGATGATCAGCAGCATGGGCATCATCTCCATGAGCATGTCCTACTGTCCTTATGCCTTACTTGGACAATATCATGAAATTAAAGAG TTCATCCACCACAGTCCGGCCAACACAAGAAGAGGTTTTGGCATTGATTGCGCAATCTTATCATGCCAA GTTTACATCAGCCAGATTCTGGTGGCCTCGGCGCTGGGAGCAGTCGTCGAAGCCGTCGGCAGCGTGCGAGTCGTTCCCATGGTGGCTTCCGGCAGCTCCTTCCTCGCCTTCCTGGCCGCCAGTTTCCTGGTTATTTACCCCGACGAGGAACCCGAGGGCTCGGACGAGGATTCCAGAGACCGGGAATTGGCCCGTTTGTCGGTTGAGCTTGACCACAATGGAGAAGATGGTGATGAGAAGCCGACCGACAGAGAAGGCCTACGGAATACTACGATCGCCTGA